One Campylobacter concisus DNA segment encodes these proteins:
- the dsbD gene encoding protein-disulfide reductase DsbD, with product MFFKFIFSLILFASSLFAEVLDVSKAFVLSPSIDEQGVEIKFKFGENIYLYKDSFEVKLGEEKINSLLNMPKSENTGEYEIYPKDFSLFIPLNLVKEHLKNGNARLNLSYQGCAKNGICYRPQNKIYDIFEKFGKFNIIAFEKEQKDETNPEFTELSEDQSIANELSSKNFFISLATFFGYGLLLSLTPCVFPMIPILSSIIVSKGGSLNAKKGFLLSLVYVVAMSLAYALAGVGASLLGFGIAGALQNIYMLGAFAAIFVILSFSMFGFYDIKLPSKFENLISKKSQNSSGLIGVFIMGFASALIVSPCVAAPLAGALLYIAQSGDALYGGIMLFVMGLGMGAPLLVIGLSSGKLLPRPGGWMDEIKKLFGFLMLIMAVWILARVLGAFFELLGYGVIGVFAAIYLGAFEAANNGWSKFKKALFVLVFIYSLMLIIGAFLGSKDAFSPLSGLNLAKNESELNFKQAKNLNELNEMIKSSSKPVLVDFYAEWCASCKEIEHITFKDASVKNALANFTLIRIDVTSGGAQNDEMLRNFGLIDPPALLLFKDGEEQKALRTIGFINAKNFIAKLEKI from the coding sequence ATATCTACCTTTATAAAGATAGCTTTGAGGTTAAGCTTGGTGAAGAGAAGATAAATTCTTTGCTAAATATGCCAAAGAGTGAAAACACTGGCGAATACGAAATTTACCCAAAAGATTTTTCACTGTTTATCCCACTAAATTTAGTAAAAGAGCATCTTAAAAACGGCAATGCTAGGCTAAATTTAAGCTATCAAGGCTGCGCTAAAAATGGCATTTGCTACCGCCCGCAAAATAAAATTTATGACATCTTTGAGAAATTTGGCAAATTTAACATCATAGCCTTTGAAAAAGAGCAAAAAGATGAAACCAATCCTGAATTTACCGAGCTTTCAGAAGATCAAAGCATCGCAAACGAGCTAAGCAGCAAAAACTTTTTTATCTCGCTTGCGACATTTTTTGGCTACGGTCTCTTGCTTTCGCTCACACCTTGCGTCTTTCCGATGATACCGATCTTATCAAGTATCATCGTCTCAAAGGGCGGCAGCCTAAATGCTAAAAAAGGCTTTTTGCTCTCGCTAGTTTATGTAGTTGCGATGAGCCTTGCTTACGCGCTTGCTGGCGTTGGAGCAAGCCTACTTGGCTTTGGCATCGCAGGGGCACTCCAAAACATCTACATGCTTGGCGCATTTGCGGCCATTTTTGTCATCTTAAGCTTTAGTATGTTTGGCTTTTACGACATCAAGCTGCCCTCTAAATTTGAAAACTTAATCAGCAAAAAGTCGCAAAACAGCTCAGGTCTCATCGGCGTTTTCATCATGGGCTTTGCCTCAGCGCTCATCGTCTCGCCTTGCGTAGCAGCACCGCTAGCAGGCGCACTTCTTTACATCGCGCAAAGCGGCGACGCACTTTATGGGGGCATCATGCTCTTTGTCATGGGGCTTGGCATGGGCGCACCGCTTCTTGTGATAGGGCTAAGCTCTGGCAAACTCCTGCCAAGACCTGGTGGCTGGATGGATGAAATTAAAAAACTCTTTGGCTTTTTGATGCTCATCATGGCCGTTTGGATCCTTGCACGCGTGCTTGGAGCGTTTTTTGAGCTACTTGGTTATGGCGTCATAGGCGTCTTTGCAGCCATTTATCTTGGGGCATTTGAGGCAGCAAATAACGGCTGGTCTAAATTTAAAAAAGCACTTTTCGTGCTGGTCTTTATCTACTCGCTCATGCTGATAATCGGCGCATTTTTGGGCTCAAAAGACGCGTTTTCGCCGCTTTCTGGGCTAAATTTAGCCAAAAATGAGAGCGAGCTAAATTTCAAACAAGCTAAAAATTTAAACGAGCTAAATGAGATGATAAAAAGTTCAAGCAAGCCAGTGCTGGTGGATTTTTACGCCGAGTGGTGCGCGAGCTGCAAAGAGATAGAGCACATCACTTTTAAAGACGCTAGCGTGAAAAATGCTTTGGCAAATTTTACGCTTATTCGCATCGACGTGACAAGTGGTGGGGCGCAAAACGATGAGATGTTAAGAAATTTTGGGCTCATTGATCCGCCTGCACTTCTACTTTTTAAAGACGGCGAAGAGCAAAAAGCGCTTAGGACGATCGGCTTTATAAATGCTAAAAATTTCATAGCAAAGCTTGAGAAAATTTAG